Within Desulfobacter sp., the genomic segment ATTACCTGCTGGAACTACGGCAACGAAACCGAACTGGCCATGCAGAATTCCCAGGTGGAAACCATCGTGGCCCAGCATCCCTGGTTTGAGAATGACTGTCTCTATGCCGACATCGTGCTGCCGGCAAACACCTTCATGGAGGTGGATGACATCCTCACCAATATCCGCCAGGGCACCCAGCAGCCCAATATTATGATCGCGGATAAGGCCATTGAACCCATCGGCGAATCCAAAAGCGATTTTGAGATTGTGGTGGAAATTGGCAAGCAGTTCGGCATGGAAGAGGAATTGACGGACAATAAAACCATTGCCGATATGCAGAAGAAAGTATGGGAGTACATGGGCGGCGAGGACCTGGTTTCCTGGGAGGAGCTATCCGAGAAACGGTACTGGGTTTATAATACGGCCGAAGACTGGGAAGAGGATCCCCCGGGATTCAGGAAATTTTACGAAGACCCGGAAAGAAATCCTCTGGGGACGCCCACGGGCAAGCTGGAATTTTATTCCGAAAGTTTGGCCAAACGATTTCCCGATGATAATGAACGCCCCCCCATCCCCAAGTGGATCGAAAAGAGCGACTACCACGATGAACGGCTGTCCAGCCACAGGGCAAAGATGTTTCCCCTTCTGGTGATGTCCAACCACGGCCGCTGGCGGGTCCATGCCCAGTGCGACGATATTACCTGGACGAGGGAAGCGCCCACATGCAAGGTTCTGGGCCCGGACGGGTATAAATACGAACCGGTATGGCTGCATCCGTCGGAAGCCGCCAAACGGGGCATCAAAAACGGGGACATCGTGAAAATTTATAATGAACGGGGCATTGTGCTGGCAGGGGCCTATGTGACCGAGCGTATCCGGCCCGGCGTCATTTCCGTGGATCACGGGGCCCGCCATGATCCCATCAAGATCGGCGAGGTGGAACGGGGCGGTGCCATCAACACCATCACCCCCAGCCCCATCACATCCAAGAATTGTGTGGGCAACGTGGTACAGGGGTATCTTGCCGAAGTTCAGCGGCTGTCCGGCAAGGAAATGGACCAGTGGCGCAGGGATTTCCCCGAGGCCTTTGACCGGGAATATGACCCTGCGGCCGGATTAAGATTTGACGCGTGGATTGAGGGAGGTGCCAAATAATGAAAGCCTTTTATCTGGATTTATCCGTCTGCAACGGCTGCTACTGCTGCCAGATTGCCTGCAAGGACGAGCATGTGGCCAATGACTGGAGCCCCTATGCCAAGCCCCAGCCCGACACCGGCCAGTTCTGGATCGGCATCACCGAGCTGGTGCGCGGCCAGGTGCCCAAGGTGAAGGTGACCTATATCCCTAAAATGTGCCACCACTGCGACGATGCCCCCTGTATTGAGCAGTGTGCATACGACGCCATTGAAAAGCGCAGCGACGGCCTGGTTCTCATCCACCCGGATAAATGCACCGGCTGCAAGCTGTGCAAGGATACCTGCCCCCATGATGCCATTTATTTCAATGAAAACCTGAACATTGCCCAGAAATGCACCGGGTGCAGCCATCTTCTGGACAACGACGATGAGTGGGAGGTCCCCAGATGCGTGGACCAGTGCCCCACCGACGCCCTGAGGTTCGGGGAGGAATCCGAGTTTTCAGACTTCATCAAGGATGCGGAGTTCCTGAACCCCGAGGCCGGGACCCAATCCAGGGTCTATTATAAAAACCTGCCCAGAAAATTTGTGGCGGGCACGGTGTACGATCCTGTGGAAAAAGAGGTGATCATCGGCGCCGCCTGTTCCCTTACCGATGATGACAGCGGGGAAACCTTCACCGCCGTCACCGATAATTTCGGGGATTTCTGGTTCCGCAAGCTCGGCGATGCCCGCAGTTTTACCCTGGACATTGAAAAGGACGGGGCAAAAAAGACCATTAAGAATATTGTAACAGATAAGGATTTAAGCCTGGGGGATATTCCCATGCAGGTTTAGATGGATAGGAATGGGAATCAGGATGTCAATTTGACATCCCCCTTTGAACAATGCCGCAGCCGGTGCCGTCCTGGCACCGGCTGCCAGGCGTTGGGGTTAATTCAGGTCCCCGGCGCACTCAATAATATACTCGGCCATCTGCCGTTTATTATCGGGCAGATCCTTTTCAGCCTCAATGGCGGCCCTGAGCTGTTCCGTGAGGGTGCCGACCTTTTCCCTATTTTTCCATTTTGCACCGAAAATACGCCCGGCCTCGACCTCGATCTGTTTTGCAGTCATTCTTTTCATGGGCTCCTCCTTATACTATTAGGGTTTTTAAAAAGGGACTGGATTTAAGGAATATAAATCTGATAATAAAAAACAAATGGCATTTTGCATGTAATGTGGTATTGTGTATGGCATATCAGGCTTATCTCCGCCATGTCAAGAGAACATTATAATATATAAATATTTAAGGAGAAACTCCAGCATGAAAATTATGGTATACAGCAAAAACACCCCCGGTGATTCCGCAGCCATGGATCTTGCGCTCAGCCATGCGAAAGCATTTGATGCCTCCATTGAACTTGTCTCCGCCATTTCAGACCAGTCAAACACACCTGAAGAAGTGATTGAAGATGTCTCAAAACGGCTGAAGACACAGGCGGCCGAAACCGCTGAAAACCACAATGTTAAATGCGAATCCCAACTGGTTCTCACCTCACTTCCCATTGGAGAAGCCCTGGTGCAATATGCGGAAAAAAACAAAATAGATGAAATCATCATGCCCTTTAGAAAACGCTCCAAACTGGGCAAGCTCTTTTTCGGATCAGATACCCAGTATATCATCCTGGAAGCACCCTGCCGGGTAATAACCCTTAAAGACAGCTGATGTCACAGGAGCGTAACCGGCCAGACGGGGTGTTCAAACGTCTGTTTTATCCCCAGAGCATTGCCGTTATCGGGGCAAGCAACAATGAATTAAAACCAGGGGGACGGGTATTTAAAAACATCCTGGAAGGGGGCTACGGTGGCCAGCTGTGGCCGGTGAATCCCAAATCGTCCAGGATCATGGGCCTGTCGGCCTTCCCGGACATTGACTCCCTGCCCGAAGCCCCGGACCTGGCCCTTGTCGCCATTCCCGCACCGGCCGTTCCCGGGGCGGTGAACCATCTTGCCCTAAAGGGGAACAGGGCCGCCATTATCCTGACCGCAGGGTTCGGCGAGACCGGTGAAGCCGGGAAAAAAATGGAAGATCAGATTCTCCATACGGCCGAGGCCCATGGCATGGCCGTGGTCGGGCCCAATTGTTCGGGGTTTCTCACACCGGCCTATTCGGGAAAGTTTGCCGGCATCATCCCCCCGCTACAGCCGGGATGCGTGGATGTGGTTTCAGGGTCCGGCGCCACCGTGGATTATCTCATGGAGCAGGCCGGTGCCAGGGGAATCCGGTTCAGCCATGTGGTCAACCTGGGAAATTCCATCCAACTGGGTGTGGAGGACATGCTCGGCCTTCTGGATGGAAACCACGGCCCCCGGAGCGCCAAAATCATTCTGCTCTACCTGGAAGCGGTGGGCAAGCCCGGAAAACTGCTGGCCCATGCCCGCAGCCTGATCCGGAAGGGGTGCACCCTCATAGGCATCAAATCCGGCGCCTCCGGTGCCGGCGCCCGGGCCGCAGCCAGCCACACCGGGGCCATGGCCACCGCAGACCATACGGTCCAGGCCCTCCTGGACAAGGCCGGAATCATCCGGGTGAAGAGCAAGGCGGAACTCATCGAAACCACCTGCGCCCTCATGGCCATGTCCGGACTGCCGCAGGGGAACCGGGCCTGCATTGTCACCGACGCCGGGGGGCCGGGGGTGATGCTGGCCGATGCCCTTGAACGGGAGGGCATCTCCCTTCCCAGGCTTTCCGGCAATACCCTTGACGCCCTCGGGCAGGTGCTGCCCCCCCAGGCCGCCCTTGAGAACCCCATTGACTGCCTCCCCTCCAGGACCGGGGGGCAGCTTCAGGCCGTATTTGAGGTGCTGGGGAAAAAAGAGGCCGGACACCTGGATATGATTTTTTTTATTTCCGGCAACTCCGGTTTATCGGACAACGGTGAAATCTACGATGCCGTGGCCGCGGCACAAAAGAGCTGTCCCATTCCCATTCTGCCGGTGCTCTCCTCCATCACCACCTGTGAAGATTTATTAAAGGAATGGGCCCGTCAGGGCCGGGTTTACTTCCTCGATGAGGTGGCGGCCGGAGCGGCCGCGGGCCGTTTGGTCCACCGTCCCCGCCCGGATTGGGGGAGGGCGGAGCTTCCCGACTATGACCGGGAGGCCCTGGAAAACCTGCTTTCCGACCAGACCGGCGCCCTCTCTTCCACCGCGGCAAAAGCCGTGCTCCATGCCGCCGGGTTTACCCTCCCCCGACAGCAGGTTGCCTCCGGGCCGGGCCAGCTTGAGGCTGCCTGCCGGGCCATCGGGTTTCCCCTGGCCATGAAAGTGGAGGGGCTTTTGCACAAAACCGATCTGGGCGGCGTCCGGGTGAACATCACCACCATGGACCAGGCCCTTGGGGCCTGGCATGAACTCATGGTCCTTCCCGGGGCCCGGGGGGTGATGGTCCAGGAGATGGTCAGGGGCCTGGAAGTCATCATCGGCGCGGTCAGGGATGGGGAATTCGGTTCGCTCATCATGTTCGGGCTGGGGGGGATCCATGCCGAAGTGCTCAAGGATGTCCGCTTTTCCCTGTCAACACCGGAATTTCCCCTCTCCCCCGGGGAGGCCGAAAAGATGATCCGGGGCATCCGGTCCTATCCCATCCTGGAAGGGGTGAGGGGACAGGCCGGGGTCTGCCCGGAGACCCTGGCCGACTGCCTGGTCCGCACGGCGAGGCTGGTGACGGATTTCCCCGGGATCAGGGAGCTTGACCTCAATCCGGTCAAGGGCGAGGGCGCCGCCCTCTATGCCGTTGATGCCCGGATTCTCATGGACTGAACCAGGGCTCCCGGTATATCCTTGAATTTATTCCTGAAAAAAAACATTGCCCAATACGCGGTAAAAGCATAGGTTATATCCCCCCGGTCTTGGGGCCGGGGGAGATATAATTGAAAAGAAACGGGTTAGGAAAGAGTTAATGTATCCAAGCAGTACACATATCAGCATCATTTTTTCACGGGGATGGATTGTCACCTTTGCCTCGGCCGCCCTGGGCCTTGCCCTGGGCATCCTCTATGTATGGAGCGTCATTAAATCGGGGATTCCCGACGCCTGGGGCTGGTCCCATGCCGACAAGGCGCTTCCCTATTCAACCATGGCCATTGTCTTCTCATTTGTCATGGTGCCGGCGGGCCGGCTCCAGGACCGGTTCGGACCCCGGCCCATCATCCTGGGCGGGGGGCTTCTGGCGGGTCTGGGCTGCATCATTGCAGGCGTCAGCAACGGGTCCCTCATGGGCTATGTGGCCGGTTTCGGTGTCATGGCCGGCATGGGGGTGGGCAGCGCCTATTCCGCGTTGACGCCGGCCACCATCAAGTGGTTTCCCCCCGAGAAAACCGGGCTCACCGCAGGCATTGTGGTGGCCGGATCGGGCATGGCCCCCCTTCCCCTGGCCCCGCTCACGGCCTGGCTCTTAAAGGCCTTTTCCGTGACAACGCCGGAGGGCGTTGTCCATGCCGGGATCGGGCCGGCCATGATCGCCCTGGGGGTGCTGCTCTGGATCGCCACCCTGGGCCTGGTCTGGTTCATCTATAATCCGCCCATGGGATTCAAGCCTCCCTCAAATCCGGGAAAACAAGGCCCGGGGCTGGGTGACCATGAGTTCACCTGGCAGCAGATGCTCGGCACCGCCCAGTTCTGGCTCATGTTTGTCATGTATTTTTCCGGCGCTTCCGCCGGCCTGGTATTCATCGGCACGGCCGCCCAGCTGGGCCGGGAGGTGCTGGGGGAGATGGCCTTTTTTGCCGTGGTGGTCATTGCCGCCGGCAATACCCTGGGGCGGATCCTGGCCGGGGTTGTCTCGGACAGGGTGGGCAGGCAGCCGGCGCTCTTTGCCGAATTCACCTGCCAGGCCGCCGTTGTGGGCGCCCTTTATCTGCTGATGAAAACCGGGGGACCTTCCTGGATGGCCGTGCTGGCGGTGATGTTCATGATCGGGCTCAATTACGGGGCCAACCTCACCATTTTTCCGGCCGCCTGCAAGGACTATTTCGGCATCCGCAACTTCGGGCTCAACTATGGCTGCCTCTTTACGGCATTTGGCGCGGCCGGCCTGATCATGCCCTGGCTCAACGGCCTGATCCGGGATCTCACCGGGAAAACCGACCTTTCCTATTTTCTGATCATGGGACTATTGGTCCTTTCCGCAGCCCTGGCATTGATCAGCCGGAATCTGGGGGCACCCTCCCTGAAAAACAGCCCCATGAAAAAAAAGGAAAACCCCCAAAACGCCCGTTCATTCGCACTTGACTCAGGAGACTGAACCCTATGGCCATTATTACTATTTCAAGGGGAACATTCGGCGGCGGAAAAGCCGTTGCCCAGGCCGTTGCAGAACGGCTGGACTATAATTGCATCAGCCGCGAGATCATCGTAGGGGAAGCCGCCCGGGCCTTTGACATGCCGGAGAAAGCCCTGAACGATTCCATTTTAAAGGCCCCCGGCCCCCTGGGACTGAAAACCAATAGGATCATCAGCAATGTCAGGTTTCTGAGGGCCGCCCTCATTGAAAAAGGCCGGGACAATAAAATGGTCTACCACGGCTACGGCGGCCACCTCCTGCTCAAGGGGATGCCCAACCTGCTCACCGTCAAGGTGGTGGCCGGCATGGACTACAGGATCAGCCATGCCATGGAAAATGAAGGGTTCACAAAGGAGGAGGCCCTTGCCCACATCATTGAGATGGATAAAAACAGGGACCACTGGGCCCGGGCGGTCTGGGGGGTGGAACAGGCGGACAACACCTGTTTCGACCTCATGGTCAATCTGGACCAGATCAGTGTGGAAGGGGCCGCGGATGTGATTGTCCGGGCCGCCCGGGAACCGGCCTTCCAGGAAACCGAGGCCCACCGGCAGAAGCTGGAAGACGAACTCATCGTCTCCAGAATCTGGGCCCGGATCATTAAAAACAAACCCACCCGCTTTGTCCAGATCCATCTCTACGCCAACAAGGGCCAAGTCACCATCACCGGCGACCTGGGCTCCAATAAATTAAAGGAGGCGGTGGTGAATATCGCCAGGGAGACCCAAGGGGTGCAAAAAGTGGAGAACCAGCTCAATATCGGATCCAGCTGGCTCTGGTAGGATATCCCGAAGTTGCCGCCGAAGATCCGGCAGGTCCATTGTTGAGATCAAATTTTTGATCCGCACCGGTCAGGAAATCATGTCCTGAAAATTGCCCCCGAGAATCCGCTCCCGGATGCTCCGGTTCGGAAACATCACGGCCAGCCGGCCTTTAATAAAACCGTTGTCAAACAAACCGTCCGGGTCTTTTGTTCCGAAAGGCCCGTCAGAACCGAAAATACAGCGCTCCGCCCCCAGCGCGTCCACTGCGCTGCGGGTAATTGCTTCATCCACATAGGCATCGGCGGAAAGGTCCACATAGATATTTTGGCGATGCCGGATGGTTTCCCATCCATCCTTGAAACCGGGAAAGGCGGCATGGGCCAGGATAAGCTTGAGTTCAGGCAGTTCATTCGCCAGGGGCATGAAATCCCCGTGCGTTCCGAACCCCGGATGGATCAGCAGGGGCATGCCCTTTGCCGCCGCTTTTTCCGCCACGGGCAGCAGGGCCTCGGGTGCATAGCGGTGCCAGAAGGGATGGGCCTTGATGCCGATGAACCCCGGGCAGCCTGCCCATCGGTCCATTTCATCCAGGGGATCATGGTTCCCCTGGGGGTTAACGAAGATCCATCCCAGG encodes:
- a CDS encoding cytidylate kinase family protein, which translates into the protein MAIITISRGTFGGGKAVAQAVAERLDYNCISREIIVGEAARAFDMPEKALNDSILKAPGPLGLKTNRIISNVRFLRAALIEKGRDNKMVYHGYGGHLLLKGMPNLLTVKVVAGMDYRISHAMENEGFTKEEALAHIIEMDKNRDHWARAVWGVEQADNTCFDLMVNLDQISVEGAADVIVRAAREPAFQETEAHRQKLEDELIVSRIWARIIKNKPTRFVQIHLYANKGQVTITGDLGSNKLKEAVVNIARETQGVQKVENQLNIGSSWLW
- a CDS encoding acetate--CoA ligase family protein; amino-acid sequence: MSQERNRPDGVFKRLFYPQSIAVIGASNNELKPGGRVFKNILEGGYGGQLWPVNPKSSRIMGLSAFPDIDSLPEAPDLALVAIPAPAVPGAVNHLALKGNRAAIILTAGFGETGEAGKKMEDQILHTAEAHGMAVVGPNCSGFLTPAYSGKFAGIIPPLQPGCVDVVSGSGATVDYLMEQAGARGIRFSHVVNLGNSIQLGVEDMLGLLDGNHGPRSAKIILLYLEAVGKPGKLLAHARSLIRKGCTLIGIKSGASGAGARAAASHTGAMATADHTVQALLDKAGIIRVKSKAELIETTCALMAMSGLPQGNRACIVTDAGGPGVMLADALEREGISLPRLSGNTLDALGQVLPPQAALENPIDCLPSRTGGQLQAVFEVLGKKEAGHLDMIFFISGNSGLSDNGEIYDAVAAAQKSCPIPILPVLSSITTCEDLLKEWARQGRVYFLDEVAAGAAAGRLVHRPRPDWGRAELPDYDREALENLLSDQTGALSSTAAKAVLHAAGFTLPRQQVASGPGQLEAACRAIGFPLAMKVEGLLHKTDLGGVRVNITTMDQALGAWHELMVLPGARGVMVQEMVRGLEVIIGAVRDGEFGSLIMFGLGGIHAEVLKDVRFSLSTPEFPLSPGEAEKMIRGIRSYPILEGVRGQAGVCPETLADCLVRTARLVTDFPGIRELDLNPVKGEGAALYAVDARILMD
- a CDS encoding universal stress protein produces the protein MKIMVYSKNTPGDSAAMDLALSHAKAFDASIELVSAISDQSNTPEEVIEDVSKRLKTQAAETAENHNVKCESQLVLTSLPIGEALVQYAEKNKIDEIIMPFRKRSKLGKLFFGSDTQYIILEAPCRVITLKDS
- a CDS encoding OFA family MFS transporter; translation: MYPSSTHISIIFSRGWIVTFASAALGLALGILYVWSVIKSGIPDAWGWSHADKALPYSTMAIVFSFVMVPAGRLQDRFGPRPIILGGGLLAGLGCIIAGVSNGSLMGYVAGFGVMAGMGVGSAYSALTPATIKWFPPEKTGLTAGIVVAGSGMAPLPLAPLTAWLLKAFSVTTPEGVVHAGIGPAMIALGVLLWIATLGLVWFIYNPPMGFKPPSNPGKQGPGLGDHEFTWQQMLGTAQFWLMFVMYFSGASAGLVFIGTAAQLGREVLGEMAFFAVVVIAAGNTLGRILAGVVSDRVGRQPALFAEFTCQAAVVGALYLLMKTGGPSWMAVLAVMFMIGLNYGANLTIFPAACKDYFGIRNFGLNYGCLFTAFGAAGLIMPWLNGLIRDLTGKTDLSYFLIMGLLVLSAALALISRNLGAPSLKNSPMKKKENPQNARSFALDSGD
- a CDS encoding 4Fe-4S binding protein, with protein sequence MKAFYLDLSVCNGCYCCQIACKDEHVANDWSPYAKPQPDTGQFWIGITELVRGQVPKVKVTYIPKMCHHCDDAPCIEQCAYDAIEKRSDGLVLIHPDKCTGCKLCKDTCPHDAIYFNENLNIAQKCTGCSHLLDNDDEWEVPRCVDQCPTDALRFGEESEFSDFIKDAEFLNPEAGTQSRVYYKNLPRKFVAGTVYDPVEKEVIIGAACSLTDDDSGETFTAVTDNFGDFWFRKLGDARSFTLDIEKDGAKKTIKNIVTDKDLSLGDIPMQV
- a CDS encoding amidohydrolase; the encoded protein is MIIDAHYHLDPRIQPLENLLAKMDRHGIDKTALIPNMCDPFPHPDEFQLRLLRFLLIHRPLRGIAERLLTRFTPEGDIRLPSGPLKIYPAPDNAPVAAALAEYPDRFLGWIFVNPQGNHDPLDEMDRWAGCPGFIGIKAHPFWHRYAPEALLPVAEKAAAKGMPLLIHPGFGTHGDFMPLANELPELKLILAHAAFPGFKDGWETIRHRQNIYVDLSADAYVDEAITRSAVDALGAERCIFGSDGPFGTKDPDGLFDNGFIKGRLAVMFPNRSIRERILGGNFQDMIS